The region CAACCTTCTCCACGCCTTTCCACTACCCGCACGAACAAGTTTCTGCTCATCCGGTAGCAACGATGAAAGAAAGTTTCATGAAATGTTGGGACCGCTGTGAAGTAGGCTGTGTAAAGAAGCCGTGCGCCAACCCATGATGGAGCCCTTGAAGTAATGCttggctcggacatttcatcgaacagtAGAGCATGAGGTGCAAATATAGGAGAGTTTTCCGTACCGGAGCGGCGCCGGTGGCGGCCTGGGCGGAGGCCTATAAGTTGGGGCGTCCGATGGCGAAGCCTTGGGTTGGGAATGGCGGCGAGCACCGATAGCGACAAAAGTCCGATGATGGCTGTGCGGAGGAGGACGAACTGAGATGAGAAGAGAACTGCTCGAGCAAGGTGGGAGGGGCGGATATGGGTGAATTGGTGTGGGCCCTAGTTGTCGGTCCAATGTGGCAGTCGCATCTAGGCACCTCTATGTTTGCCCTAGTTATGGGCAGGATATAGGGAATACCGGTCAATCCGAACATTTGAGTTGGTCGTGCGAAGACCGATTGGTAGCGTTTTTGCGTCCGGTCCGTCATTGACCGGGTAGCCCGTCCGGATCGTTTGacgctctaagagcatctccaacaaccgcGCTTCGCGCCGCGCGCAAAAATCTAGTTTGCTGCGCGCGCTTCGGCTGGTTTTGCGCGGCCGCCGGCGCTGGCTCCAACAGCCGCACTAAAATGCGGCATGAGCGCGCCactccagcagcgcgcaaaaaatgcagcgcgcgcgactcGCACAAACAACATATACATTTCAAATATTCAGCAAAAATGATCAAActaacaaaataaatcaacaataaatagttcaatttcgttattatTACAacccaaacaaatagtttatcgtttAGTACAACAAATACtgcaataaacacaacaaatagttcatgaacaatacaatgtCGAACGCAGAAAtcatgctctttgtcgtccatgcCATGCCCACCACTTCTCAGtcagatccttctgaagatcattgtgcgttgcgggacgccgaatggcatgataggatgcaacaaaacaggccatcctttcagccctccgtcgcacttgcacgggatgtcccaagagctcatactgtgagtagtctaaatcttggccacgctcattctcgatgatcatgttgtgcatgatcacacaagtatgcatgatgtaccaaagcattttttgatcctaaaatctagccggtccgctcacaatagcaaattgggcttgcaaaatctcaaaagctctctccacatcttttctagccgccggctgagcattgtggaaatcaagatttttcttaccttccggctttttcaacggcttcacgaaggtttgccactttggatagatgccatctgctagaTAATAGTCATAGTTGTACGTACGGCCATTTGCcacaaactgcaccggtggcaactcaccatttgcaatcttattcatcagtggtgaccggttgacaacattgatgtcattcaaagatccaggcattccaaagaatgcatgccaaatccaagtctcctgatcggccgccgcttcaaggattatagtggaaccctttttttggtcgtggaattgcccatgccatgcctttggaaaattcttccaactccaatgtgtgcaatctattgagccaagcatgccaggaaagccgcgagctttgttcatcgccaatagccttgcgacgtcttcagcattgggagatctcaaatactcctcacCAAACACTTGCGCAATTCCCactgcaaagcgcttgacacacatgatggcttggctctcacccatagccaagtgagcatCAACTAGATCAAccgggataccgtatgccaacatacgcaaagcggatgTCACCTTCTGAAatgtgctatgcccgagctctccggcggcattcctcctttgctgaaaaaaaacagtcatggctcgctagtttctctacaatgcgcctgaacaagtcggtgctcatcctaaaccggcgatgAAAATACGACTCTGGGTACGTGGGATTCTCCACGAAATAGTGTCtcatcaatctgttatgggcatcaatcctatctctccaaattttctgccgacccataaccgaaccaccgtgcttcgttttttttattgatatgcatagctaggatcattgcaagatcctcctcctcttccatatcaaattcttcttcggaagaatcatacgacgaactcatctacaatgttcaatactatgctataaaaactacaatcaacatgcaccaaattcatgaagtttgagcaatacataccttgtaggcattttgtcgaacaccttgcgggcgccgagCGGCAGCGAGCTCTCGGGCGCTGTTCGTCGGAGGACGGACGCGCGTGAAGGCCGGCGGCACTAGAGGGGGGGCGGAGAAGCCGCGGCGGCACGGGAataggccggggaagcgccggAACGATCGCCggggggcgcgggcgacggcgacggcgcgggTGGATGGGGATGGAAGTTGGAGAGCGAGCGCGCGAGAgtccagcgcgcgggagcgggcgcagcaaataagcggcgcgCGATTGCGTTTCGGCCAGCGTGCTGAACTACATATGCCGCGCGCCCTATTTTTGCGCGCCCGCTGAAGCAACTATACCGATTGCGCGCGAAAAAACGTTTAATTTTACGGCGCGGCCCTAGTTTAGcgcggccgttggagatgctctaacacaaACATAGCCGGTGCATCAATGCGCCTCCCTGATCTGCATATCTCCAGCCCGAAATCTAATCAACTATTCCGGCGGACCGAAATCTCCAAATCAATTGAAGAACCTCCCACGTTTCCGTAAAAGAAGCCAGCGTCATCACAGCAAGTAATCATCCATCCCCAGGCAGCACCTTgccataaaataaataaataggctTTTTGGTGGGGAATAAATAAATGTGAACTTTTTTTAGTTGAAAATAAATGTGAACTTGATTAGCGACGGGACAATGGAGGCAGCGCACCAGCAGCACCGGCACGGGAGAAACCTCAAAAAGGTGCCGCCCCACCCACCCCACCGCACCCGAAAACCCCACTCAATCCCAGTCCAAGCCGCTACGCTAGAACAAGCGAAGAGAGTGAGATTGAGAACCAGAAGCAGAGCAACACGCGGAGGGGATGGGCGACCTGGCACACTCCCGTGGCTGCTGCCCACGCGACCCGCCCATGTAAATCTCCCAAATCTCACTCGCCAGAACCCCACTCCCGATACCAGTCGGTCAGCATACCCCAGTCCCCGCCAAGGACGAGGCATTGCGAGGTcgggcccggcggcggcggcggcgcggagcagCCACGGCGCCAGGAATGAaggggggcagcggcggcggcaaggaGTCCGCCACCGGCTCcttcctccgcttcctcctcctgctcctcctccccctcaccGCCCTCTATTTCTTCTACAcgctccacctcctcctcgcctccgccgcctcctcgtccGCCGCCTCCTGCCCGCCGGACCCCACCGCGGTCTCCTCCCGCGTCTCCACCAACCGCACCGCCGCGGCGGTGGTCGACAATAAGGCCgcccccgcggcggcggcggcgtccacgGCCACGACGCTGCAGCACGTGGTGTTCGGCATCGCGGCCTCGTCGCGGTTCTGGGACAAGCGCAAGGAGTACATCAAGGTGTGGTGGCGCCCGCGCGGCGCCATGCGCGGCTACGTCTGGCTGGACCGCGAGGTGCGGGAGTCCAACATGTCCACGGCGCGGACGGGGCTCCCGGCCATCAAGATCTCCTCCGACACCTCCGCCTTCCCCTACATGCACCGCCGCGGCCACCGCTCCGCCATCCGCATCTCCCGCATCGTCTCCGAGACCTTCCGCCTCGGCCTCCCCGGCGTGCGCTGGTTCGTCATGGGCGACGACGACACCGTCTTCTTCCCCGACAACCTGCTCACCGTCCTCAACAAGTTCGACCACCGCCAGCCCTACTACATCGGCTCCCTCTCCGAGAGCCACCTGCAGAACATCTACTTCTCCTACGGGATGGCGTACGGCGGCGGCGGGTTCGCCATCAGCAGGCCGCTGGCGGAGGCGCTCGCGCGGATTCAGGACGGCTGCATCAGCCGCTACCCGGCGCTCTACGGCAGCGACGACCGGATCCAGGCGTGCATGGCGGAGCTGGGGGTGCCGCTGACCAAGCACCCGGGGTTCCACCAGTACGACGTCTACGGGGACCTCCTGGGCCTCCTCGCGGCGCACCCGGTGGCGCCGATCGTGACGCTGCACCACCTGGACGTCGTGCAGCCGCTGTTCCCCAACGCGCCCGCGCGCCCCGCGGCGGTGCGGAGGCTGTTCAGCGGGCCCGTGAAGCTGGACCCGGCGGGGATAATGCAGCAGTCCATCTGCTACGACGGGGCGAACCGGTGGACGGTGTCGGTGGCGTGGGGGTTCGCCGTGCTGGTGTCGAGGGGGGTGACCTCGCCGCGGGAGATGGAGATGCCGGCGCGGACGTTCCTCAACTGGTACCGGCGCGCCGACTACACGGCGTACGCGTTCAACACGCGGCCCCTGGCGCGCACGCCGTGCCACAAGCCGGCCGTGTACTACCTGTCGTCGGCGCGCAGCGCGGAGGCCGCCCGCGGCGGGGAGACAACGGTGACGCGGTACGAGCGGTGGCGCCCCGCGAACGAGACGCGGCCCGCGTGCCGTTGGAACATCACCGACCCGGACGCGCATCTCGACCACATCGTCGTGCTCAAGAGGCCCGACCCCGGGATATGGGACCGGGTAATCCCCTTCGCTCCTTCCCTTAACTCAATTCCTTTTTCAGCATATACTACTAATATACAAATGGCCCAATTGCTGATTAAAAAGGAGTATACATACGCTTAACTGTCCAAAATACAATTGCAACACAAGATAGTTAAAAATTCCAGCAATGGTAGGAGAAGCGTATCAACTGGTAATTGCGTACTAGGTTTGGTTGACTGCCTGAGCGAATGTTGGTATACCTTTAAATAAAGGATTAATGATGTGTGTGGAAACATTACTTATATTGCCTTTGGCAAGTTTGTTTACTGATGTATGGCTCACATGGATGTTGTGCAGTCACCGAGGAGGAACTGCTGTAGGGTGCTGTCGTCGCCGAAGGTGGGGAAGGAGGGGAAGAAGACGATGACCATCGACGTGGGCGTGTGCAGGGACGGCGAGTTCAGCCAAGTACTCTAGGTCTAGCCTAGCCTGTTAGGAGAACACTGTAGGACGATTCAATATTTTTGTTCTCTCTTCTTGTATTCTTGCTGGAAGGTATAACAAACGAGAGCCTCCTCGTTCGGTCATCTCCTGCCTGTGTACCTACCGTGCTGCTGCTTTGCGCCTCACGAACGAGCCATCACCAGGCACGAGAAGGACTCGAAGCTGTGGCCGGACTTCCTCAGCATCGTGCCACTGCTGCCCCCACAACAGTTGAAGGGGACGTGGCATGGCATGCATGAATGCAGGCGGGTTCGCTGTGCTAAAAGGCGTGTAGGGCTACTGGGATTTGGACTTGGGGAAAGCTTGGCTTCAGCCTTTGGTGGCAAGATCCAGGCGTTCGGCCAACACCCACGCGGGGTGGGATGGCAACAGCCAACAGGAGGAGCACGGTTCTGGTGCGGGGGCGTGTGTTTGTGTGTGAAACTGGGTCAGCCCGCGTCGGTTTTTACTTCGTTTCTGGCAGCCGGCGTGGCTCGCCTCGGCCGTGACGGGCAAGACGGCAAAGCACGTCCGGCGACAGGGCTTGGCATTCTTTCTGGCAACAGGGACGACCAAATCTACCAGCCCATCCGCCCGAGACATATTTAAGGTGATGTGGAGAGCGTTCATTCATTCCTCCGAACCATCAACAACAGAGCTATAAATGCTCGCTGAGGCCGGTTCAACAGGTGGCACACCGTCGCAACCAAAAACCATTTACACTTGTCGGCACGCACATGGCCATGAAAAGGGGGTCACACGCCAACGCTCTCCCGTGATTCATGTCGCTCCCGATTCCATCCTAGTCCTAGAAACGAGAGCGAAAGGCGTTGCCTAACTCGAGTATTTTATGCCATTCCTGTGTTAATGATTCCCTAGACAAGTCTACAGTGTCAATCGTATACTAGTAGCAGCGATATATTCTTTTATCGAGCGACGACTTGTTTAGGGTCTGTTTGGTTCCAACTCACCCTACCAAACATTGGTCGCGCCAAATCCATTGTACGTTGTTTGGTTTGTTGCCAAATATATTTGGCTGCCAACGAGTCCTTTGTTAAATCTTTGGCCAAGCCTGGCGGTGGAATCTTTCGCCAAATAATTGGCGAGCCAATATTGGCTACGGGCAAGAACCAAACATACCCTTAATCTCTGACGTACTCAACGGAGTACTACAAGCAAATTAACAAGCATATGCATAGGACTATAGTAGCCAGATCTAGAGATAAAAGCCGAACGACGCGTGTCAACATGGTCCCCGACACACCGATTCAGGACAAAGGTGTCTATCACGCCTAGTCATGCATCAAAACAAAACTTGCACGCATGTCGACGTTCCAGCATTTAGAGTTCCAAGGCCAAACGGGATACTCCTGGGCCCTGATGCAGACCTCCAGTGGATCATGCCACCCCATGTGTTTCAAGTTACCACAACTGAACACTGACGAATCGTGGTAAACTACTCGCTAAGCAGTAGTATCAGCGTACGTAGCAAAATGTCGTAACGCAAGACTATATTCTCCGGCAACGGATGATGTATGTTTGCCGAATTGAGGACAGGCAACAAAAGTCCCACCTTGGTTCCAAAAGAGGTCCCTGCCTTCGCACGCGCACCAAGCAAAATCTCCTCTAACCCTCCGCGTATGTACTCCTCCAGGCTAACGACGTTCACCTGCCAACGATACAATTCCCTCTGTCATTTTTTCCCCCTACAAAACTAGCCTGTTCAAAACTGTAATAAGCAGCCAAACTTCTATTACTAAATGTTTGCTTAGAATAGTACCGACTGAAAAATGAGCAGCTCACATTACAGGTAAGCTGCGCAGCCAAATATTGACTTACCCTACTTGAGTTTGAGAAAACATCAGAATCAGCAGCACTGCGTGGTGCTTCCAAATTCAACGCCATGTGACTTGATAATCCTGGCAGCTCCTAGAAGAATGTCCTGTTCTGCATATATCAACTCGTCCTTTCTCTGAAAGTGTGCAAGAGATTCATGCCAAACAAAAAGGACGATAAGTATTCTAAACTTGCAACAGAACAGCAAAAACATTGTTCTATATGGCTACGCCCttgtggtgattgtggatgattacaaACTATGAATAACTCTGGGAGACGTTTTGCATTACTGTAGAACATCAAACTGTTTAATCTGGACAGACTCTGACAGAAAATCGTTTTGTGTTATGTTCATTTCGATGAGACATTATTTTGGATCACATTTCTTAGTCTTGTTGCAGCACAACTCCAGAACAGCAACAGATAACAGCAGCTTACAAGTTGGATTCAACAGAAGAGATTGATATGATGCAATGCAATGTAGTAAGCGTTGATCACCAATTTATGCTAAAGGCGTCGACCCAAAGGGATACATAAAATTTCAAGCCATATGTTTTCTGCTACTCTTGACCACTGACCCATGTCAAAGAcaaaaatgcatgtatgatagacaAGTGTTGCCAGGTTATCACCATATGACCTTTTAAGTTTTATCTGGTCCTTACTGTGAGAATTAGCCACTGAAATCCAACATAATAACTTTGAATGAAATAAATTGAACGCACCATTTTTTGGAGGATGCACCCTATGACAAGCTCTCCATATGAACTTTCCAATCTTGACAGGTAGCAGTAAGGAGCATCTGTTTCCAAGATAACTTTTGGGTTGGACCTTAACATAGCCTTGATCTCCTCTGCTACagcaggaaccttctcaatatcctCAAGTCTTATAGGAATCTTGGTCACACTTACTCGCCACTGAGCTCGTGATCTATTCACTATGATCTGCAATTTTTCAAGAATGCTATGAGAGAAGGTAGGTCAACCCTGATACTGATAATCCTATGATTGACTAAAGAAATTTAAACAACATTATTTTTTACATGCATTGTCATCTTTCTATGATTTGTCATCTTTCTGGGtgattttaactaataaaatgaACAAAAACATTTGAGCAAACTTCTCCTACTCCAAACTTCGTACAGAAGAAGTGCATCATTCAAAGTTAATTTCAATCCCCAAAATTCATGTGTCCATTACAACTGCAATGAGGCTAAATGTACAAAGTTCAACTCAAGCAAATCCTGAACTTCAAAAAAGGCTGCATCCAGTCTCAGTGCGAAAAGTCCCCACATGTTGTGGTCTGAGGAAAACCCTAACAAATTAAATTTCAGTAGAAAGTAGTAAGCTTTAGCAGTGTAACTGATAACTACTGTAGAAGTTAAGTTCTGAATTTGTCATGCTTGAGCTATAACTGAAAAGTATACTATAGCTAATCATAAAATAATTGCTCTTACATGTGATACATGTGCGAGGTTACCACATATTCTTGTTTGCATGTTTCCTAGGTGTTTCGGATGTTGTTTATGCCTTTATGGTGTATCTAAAGATTGTCGCATTGAGTAAACATATCAAGGGTGTTACTATTCCAAGCAGTTGAATATCATAAGATGGTTCCAGCGCCATATACTGATATACATACATTTAAATGTGGATACTGATTCAAGTTGCCTTAACCAATCCATGTGACAGAACATTGCAGCACAAATTGCTAACTATAGGAAATTCAGCCTATAATAGCGAGTGATATCGCACCATCCAGTGATAAAGAAAGAAACGTGCAAAAAAAAACATTGCACCAAGTAAAACAGGATATgatcagcaaaatgaaaaaaaggtAAGATGGTACACATTACATATGTGATATGTCACCATGTAGGCGTAATATGTGTTGTTTAAGAATATAGTATCCAGTAGAAGATGTGATGGTACCTGACTTGAGAACAAAGAGTTGGGTACTGTGAAAGGAAGCTTTTCTGGACTCATCATCAAAGTTGAAGTAAGTCCTATTTCGAGTACCGTGCCTTCTATTGACCCAGCCTACAAAGGAAAATGTTTTACTTAGGGAGTCTATACATGCTACACAATTATAAAGCAATACAAGATAATAATTGGCCTGTGAACATGCATTATTATCTGCAAACATGAACTTCAGGAGAAATAAGGTAACATCTGACTCACATCAGGATAAACAGATGAAACACTTACTCCTCACTCCTCAGGGACACATCTAACAGTAACATGAGATACTTGACACATTCATAACCATTATTTAGGGACAGTATATTTATTCATCAAAACAAACGCGGTGGTCATAACTATAAAAGTGGGTTTTCATGTCTCGGGTCAACTTTGTTTCCTCCTCTCGTAAAGCCTCTCAATTACCACGAATAGGTAGCTGGTATCACTTTACTGGAGACGTTGTTTGTAATCCAATGCTTTAACACTGTAAGAGATGAGCTCTATTTCTCCTCAGGGCATGGATCAAGCACATATCCTAAGCTTAAGATGAACATCTTCTATTCTCCTAGGGCATTTGATAATCATGAGCTCATATTACCAAATGTCATGGATTGACAATTTACTAGCACCAACTAGTGCCTACCACGTGGCAAACATTTGTCATTTATATCAACATCTATGTATACTAGTAAAACAATTACACATGCAGTCCCAGGTAAACAAAATTTCGTTGTACATATGGTACACTCATGGTTCGAACAATGTATGTCCAGTAATCACATATACAAatatatgataaggcacctttatgtATTCTCCAACTGAGAATGGCCTAGAAAATTGTAAGGAGAACCCATTCAACACGTTGCCCAAGACATCTCTAGCAGCAAAAGCCGTAGCAACACCTGCAGTGCACATCAGTGTAAAAAGGATTTTAGTTTTGTTCGGAGTATTAACTACTGAATCTAGAAATATGAGGAATCCTCACATGGAAGAAGAAATAGTGCATGCTGTAGTATTTACACACAGATTACTGAAGACTGTAATATTTCCTAACAAGATTTCTGCATTATAGCATGCATAGCATAAGTATACATGAGTTATCGAAGATCCATATTACGCAGCTATTGGAAAGGACCGAAAGGTCCAACACGGCTACATTCCTTATTATCATATTGTTCTAAGATATATAAACAACCACATCTCATTTGTGATAACTAATTTGTACAGCACggtaggccaaggaaacaaaatgcgGCTTTGATGAAAAAAATGTAAGTAAAAGATTCTTTCCGAGAGAAAAAAGGAAGATACTGAGCTATTCACATCTAAGAAGCACAGGACAGAACACACAGTTATTTAGCGCTTACTTTTACATGCTACCTTTGGTTATTAAATGATGTTTTTTAGTGCAGATAATGATTGCTAAATGCATTATCATATGGGCATATCACATATTATTCCTCAAAACATTACCTCCCACACCACCAACAGTTAATATTGATTGAACAGCTACACCACAAGCCTCAGCAAGACCCATTATACCAAGTGCAATCAGTCCCAATGAGGAGACTTGGTTAAAAGCTGATAACCTTGCTCTATCAGTAACTAAGGCAGTTTGGTTGGCCATAGCTTTAGTGATAAAGTTTGCTTTCCACCTATGAAGAAACCAGACAACTGACAATACAAATGCACCCCTCAAAGCTTGTGGAAAATAAGGTGATACACTTGGTGcgatcactgcagccctgatgaATGAAGAAAAAACATGAACATCTCAGAACATAATATGCCACTTTTTATCAGGCTACAACTTAGCATAAGCATGCACACAATTAATGAATATAAATGAATCATGAATGTGTACTGTTGTATCATTAACAAAAAAAAGTCAACAAGCATCCTTGATTTTGATAGGAAGTTTCTCTTTCAAATATTAAAGAAATATGGTCAGTCTAAGAATTTTTCAAAAGCAGCAGCTGCTTCTCTTTTTTTTCAGAAAAGAGAGACAAGACGGACGCCACCATAGTACAATTAAACTTGCATCAATTTTTTGATACAAAATGAAAGGCGACACTCC is a window of Triticum dicoccoides isolate Atlit2015 ecotype Zavitan chromosome 2B, WEW_v2.0, whole genome shotgun sequence DNA encoding:
- the LOC119365122 gene encoding uncharacterized protein LOC119365122, with the protein product MKGGSGGGKESATGSFLRFLLLLLLPLTALYFFYTLHLLLASAASSSAASCPPDPTAVSSRVSTNRTAAAVVDNKAAPAAAAASTATTLQHVVFGIAASSRFWDKRKEYIKVWWRPRGAMRGYVWLDREVRESNMSTARTGLPAIKISSDTSAFPYMHRRGHRSAIRISRIVSETFRLGLPGVRWFVMGDDDTVFFPDNLLTVLNKFDHRQPYYIGSLSESHLQNIYFSYGMAYGGGGFAISRPLAEALARIQDGCISRYPALYGSDDRIQACMAELGVPLTKHPGFHQYDVYGDLLGLLAAHPVAPIVTLHHLDVVQPLFPNAPARPAAVRRLFSGPVKLDPAGIMQQSICYDGANRWTVSVAWGFAVLVSRGVTSPREMEMPARTFLNWYRRADYTAYAFNTRPLARTPCHKPAVYYLSSARSAEAARGGETTVTRYERWRPANETRPACRWNITDPDAHLDHIVVLKRPDPGIWDRSPRRNCCRVLSSPKVGKEGKKTMTIDVGVCRDGEFSQVL
- the LOC119365124 gene encoding mechanosensitive ion channel protein 1, mitochondrial-like translates to MSGCTAILRRSSQNLMELSIGSKSPGASLRGFNSCARGKVKPGNSIIGQMKAMDRFPPANGVSRAMMPLSAYMGTNWLNTSRPSFNALPGPLGVSSIRRAYSSDTGIKPEVPIVPPTETAEVGTGGTTWMDIFENARNSTIDATTDAGKKVKEMTDAVTPHVQSFLEANPDLEKVVVPLGGTLCGTLLAWFVMPIVFKRLHKYGSQNPISALLGNSVNTNASYSTSLWSALEDPAKYLITFMAFSEMAAVIAPSVSPYFPQALRGAFVLSVVWFLHRWKANFITKAMANQTALVTDRARLSAFNQVSSLGLIALGIMGLAEACGVAVQSILTVGGVGGVATAFAARDVLGNVLNGFSLQFSRPFSVGEYIKAGSIEGTVLEIGLTSTLMMSPEKLPFTVPNSLFSSQIIVNRSRAQWRVSVTKIPIRLEDIEKVPAVAEEIKAMLRSNPKVILETDAPYCYLSRLESSYGELVIGCILQKMRKDELIYAEQDILLGAARIIKSHGVEFGSTTQCC